One stretch of Aquimarina sp. Aq107 DNA includes these proteins:
- the cysS gene encoding cysteine--tRNA ligase, with translation MAIAPLYKTQKLKIYNSISGQKEEFIPITEGNIGMYVCGPTVYSNVHLGNCRTFISFDLVYRYLKHLGFKVRYVRNITDAGHLENDADEGEDKVSKKARLEQLEPMEIVQRYTLDFHNILAKFNNIPPSIEPTATGHIVEQIEMIKSIIDNGFAYVTNGSVYFDVKKFNETNDYGKLSGRNLEDMIANTRELAAQSDKKNPQDFALWKKAEPEHIMRWPSPWSDGFPGWHLECTVMSTKYLGEKFDIHGGGMDLKFPHHECEIAQGEAACGVSPVNYWMHANMLTLDGKKMSKSTGNILSPAEIFNGESDKLNKAFAPTVARFFMLQAHYRSILDFSNDALEASEKGFYRLMEAIETLGNVKIGDTTEGFHVQNWVTECYAAMNDDFNSPILIAKLFEAVKFINSIKEEKASISKEDHETLKTKISELVFDVLGLVNVNEASSDISDKLSSTVELLIHLRAEARANKDFATSDKIRDELLAMGIQLKDGREGTTFTLN, from the coding sequence ATGGCAATAGCTCCATTGTACAAAACCCAAAAACTAAAAATTTACAACTCAATTTCGGGTCAAAAAGAAGAATTCATTCCAATTACAGAAGGTAATATTGGTATGTATGTTTGTGGTCCAACCGTTTATAGTAATGTACATTTAGGAAATTGTCGAACTTTTATTTCTTTTGATTTAGTTTATAGATACCTTAAACACTTAGGCTTTAAGGTGCGTTATGTTCGAAACATAACAGACGCAGGGCATTTAGAGAATGATGCAGACGAAGGAGAAGACAAAGTTTCTAAAAAAGCAAGATTAGAACAATTAGAGCCTATGGAAATAGTGCAGCGATATACTTTAGATTTCCATAATATTTTAGCAAAATTCAATAATATCCCTCCTAGCATAGAACCAACTGCTACAGGTCATATTGTTGAACAAATTGAAATGATTAAATCCATAATCGATAATGGTTTTGCATATGTAACGAATGGTTCTGTATACTTTGACGTTAAGAAATTCAATGAAACTAATGATTACGGTAAGTTAAGTGGTCGTAATCTTGAAGATATGATTGCTAATACCAGAGAATTAGCTGCACAAAGTGATAAAAAAAACCCTCAGGATTTTGCTTTATGGAAAAAAGCAGAACCAGAGCATATTATGCGATGGCCATCTCCTTGGAGTGATGGTTTTCCTGGGTGGCATTTAGAATGTACAGTAATGAGCACGAAATATCTAGGTGAAAAATTTGATATTCATGGAGGTGGAATGGATCTAAAGTTTCCACATCATGAATGTGAAATCGCCCAAGGAGAAGCAGCTTGTGGTGTTAGCCCTGTAAATTATTGGATGCACGCCAATATGCTTACCCTAGACGGAAAAAAAATGTCTAAATCCACAGGTAATATATTATCACCCGCAGAAATTTTTAATGGAGAAAGTGACAAATTAAATAAAGCCTTTGCCCCAACGGTTGCTAGATTTTTTATGCTACAAGCTCACTATCGAAGTATCTTAGATTTTTCTAACGACGCTTTGGAAGCTTCAGAAAAAGGTTTTTATCGACTCATGGAGGCTATTGAAACTTTAGGAAATGTAAAAATCGGTGACACTACAGAAGGATTTCATGTTCAGAATTGGGTAACAGAATGTTATGCTGCTATGAACGATGACTTTAATAGTCCTATTCTAATTGCTAAACTTTTTGAAGCGGTAAAATTCATTAATTCTATAAAAGAAGAAAAAGCTTCCATATCAAAAGAAGATCATGAAACTCTAAAAACTAAAATAAGCGAATTAGTCTTTGACGTTTTAGGATTGGTTAATGTTAACGAAGCTTCTTCTGATATTAGCGATAAACTTTCTAGCACTGTTGAATTATTAATTCATTTAAGAGCTGAGGCAAGAGCTAATAAAGATTTTGCTACTAGTGATAAAATCAGAGACGAATTATTAGCTATGGGAATTCAGCTAAAGGATGGTCGTGAAGGGACTACTTTTACTCTAAATTAA
- the folE gene encoding GTP cyclohydrolase I FolE, whose product MKIDKALEAIEALGDNHVATSATTPLREDAFKLSDKEKIALIREDVKHIMETLGLDLDDDSLKGTPQRVAKMFVNEIFSGLHPQRKPEASTFDNNYKYGEMLVEKNITVYSTCEHHLLPIIGRAHVAYISNGTVVGLSKMNRIVDYYAKRPQVQERLTMQIVQDLQIVLNTKDVACVIDAKHLCVNSRGIRDIESSTVTSEFGGKFKDQAVRREFLDYIKLDTTF is encoded by the coding sequence GTGAAGATAGACAAGGCCCTTGAAGCTATTGAAGCGCTAGGTGATAATCATGTAGCTACTAGCGCAACAACTCCTCTTAGAGAAGATGCATTTAAATTAAGTGATAAAGAAAAAATCGCTTTAATCAGAGAAGATGTAAAGCATATTATGGAAACTTTGGGATTAGACCTTGATGACGATAGTCTTAAAGGAACCCCCCAACGAGTTGCAAAAATGTTTGTGAATGAAATTTTTTCTGGTTTGCATCCACAAAGAAAACCAGAGGCTTCTACCTTTGACAACAACTACAAATATGGAGAGATGTTAGTAGAAAAGAATATTACAGTATATTCTACTTGCGAACATCATTTACTTCCAATTATAGGAAGAGCTCATGTAGCATATATTTCTAACGGTACAGTTGTAGGATTATCTAAAATGAATCGAATAGTCGATTATTATGCAAAACGCCCTCAAGTACAAGAGCGTTTAACTATGCAAATTGTTCAGGATCTTCAGATAGTTCTAAACACCAAAGATGTTGCATGTGTAATAGACGCAAAACATCTATGCGTAAATTCCAGAGGAATAAGAGATATCGAAAGCAGCACAGTAACTAGCGAATTTGGAGGGAAATTTAAAGATCAAGCTGTACGCAGAGAATTTCTAGACTACATTAAATTAGACACCACCTTTTAA
- a CDS encoding T9SS type B sorting domain-containing protein, whose product MTKLLPQILLLSVLFFFNSALVNAQDFDVACRNAQPFCSDASLELTFPNTIGDIDGLGEVGCLNTTPNPSWYFLLIDESGELVFDIRQWMDTDGDNRLDRDERQLDVDFIAWGPFQTSFIINCDDELSRGCDLNGDGDNIRPAECVNNADEPDFYIDDEDNTNIVDCSYARTSDDNFIETFTIPNAQTGEFYIVLITNFSDEAGVIQLEQTNLGEDGAGTTDCSVLEPGIPQDRIATCGEFPLTIEGRFPASTGPPAVPAAETFQWSRADLGDTNFVDIPGATFPFYDNVTSNGIYRLRGFDASGIEVPDSPDQVSVLDVSQITFQVGYTITEESFAGSYIITAEISTDPIVEAEGFTDFEYRLDRDVNMDGNFVESRPYQSSPIFEGVPPGDYRIVARYVNCPDNERTSVDIMILGYPKYFTPNGDGFHETWNLINPEDQPTPALVYIFDRHGKLLKQLNPTGAGWDGTYNGNLMPSSQYWFRVEFNEQSDRDPNRGRRVFAGSFSLIR is encoded by the coding sequence ATGACAAAATTACTACCTCAAATCTTATTATTGTCTGTACTGTTTTTTTTTAATAGTGCACTAGTAAACGCACAGGACTTTGATGTTGCCTGTAGAAATGCTCAACCATTCTGTTCAGATGCTTCTTTAGAACTAACATTCCCCAATACAATTGGTGATATTGATGGTTTAGGAGAAGTTGGATGTTTAAACACCACCCCAAATCCTTCATGGTACTTTTTGCTTATTGATGAATCCGGAGAACTGGTTTTTGATATAAGACAATGGATGGATACTGATGGAGATAATCGTTTGGATCGTGATGAAAGACAGCTTGATGTTGATTTTATAGCATGGGGGCCTTTTCAAACTTCTTTCATTATTAATTGCGATGATGAGTTGTCAAGAGGGTGTGATCTTAATGGAGATGGAGATAATATTCGGCCAGCGGAATGTGTAAATAATGCTGATGAACCTGATTTTTATATCGATGATGAAGATAATACAAACATTGTAGATTGTAGTTATGCGAGAACATCAGATGATAATTTTATAGAAACATTTACAATACCAAATGCTCAGACAGGAGAGTTTTATATAGTACTAATTACTAATTTTTCTGATGAAGCTGGAGTTATACAGTTAGAGCAGACAAATCTTGGAGAAGATGGAGCAGGAACTACAGATTGTAGTGTTTTAGAACCAGGTATACCTCAGGATAGGATTGCTACATGTGGAGAATTTCCTTTAACAATAGAAGGTAGGTTTCCTGCCAGTACAGGTCCTCCAGCTGTTCCAGCAGCCGAAACTTTTCAATGGTCTAGAGCAGATTTGGGAGATACAAATTTTGTAGATATTCCTGGTGCTACTTTTCCTTTTTATGATAATGTTACTTCTAACGGAATTTATAGATTAAGAGGTTTTGATGCTAGCGGTATAGAAGTGCCAGATTCTCCAGATCAAGTTTCTGTATTAGATGTTTCTCAAATTACATTTCAGGTTGGGTATACTATTACAGAAGAATCGTTTGCTGGTAGTTATATTATTACTGCAGAAATATCTACGGACCCAATCGTTGAGGCTGAAGGATTTACTGATTTTGAATATCGATTAGATAGAGATGTAAATATGGATGGTAATTTTGTAGAATCCAGGCCTTACCAATCTTCGCCAATATTTGAAGGAGTTCCTCCTGGGGATTATCGTATCGTCGCTAGATATGTTAATTGTCCGGATAATGAAAGAACATCGGTAGATATCATGATCTTAGGGTACCCTAAATATTTTACGCCTAATGGAGACGGTTTTCATGAAACTTGGAATTTAATCAATCCAGAAGATCAACCTACTCCCGCATTGGTTTATATATTTGATAGACATGGAAAATTGTTGAAACAATTAAATCCAACTGGAGCTGGATGGGATGGTACTTATAATGGAAATTTAATGCCTTCTTCACAGTATTGGTTTAGGGTAGAGTTTAATGAACAGTCCGATCGTGATCCGAATAGAGGAAGAAGGGTGTTTGCAGGTAGTTTTTCTTTAATTAGATAA
- a CDS encoding T9SS type B sorting domain-containing protein, whose translation MSKRIPVSILFLSFFIYTNFSIAQGSVCADSLGDDGADPFCSTTGIVFPNCNSSNSSCVNSSEIGPNYGCLTTQPFPAWYYLQIDDTGALTFRISQSTNEDGTGTQLDVDFICYGPFADPVSPCTAELTAGNTVDCSYSPDAVEAMNIPAATAGEFYLVLITNFSEQPGFINFQQTGGTGSTDCSILEAALGPNQDICGSDPVVLDGTSDGAIRYEWSVYNETTMVFDIISDEISPTYTVTTSGRYQLLIEDVDGNTEVDEVVITFYTPPIIANTAQDLSACDDDGNGIETFDLTQNTSIILGAQDPTEFTVTYHFTQEDAENYTGAAGDNIITDPDNFVNTVADQVIWARIGGTNQICFEITSFILRVYENPVANVPIDIELCDNALDGNDTNGIVEFDLSNIASEVLGTQNSADFIVSLYESQVDADAGVSGTELPNNYTNIANPQTIYVRIENVSEQSCYETTSFQLIVNPLPVVVPVVSLLQCDDDTDGISLFNLSEANTLISSNAANEFFSYYLTETAAINADPADQITNFTAYPNPIPISSTVFSRIETDNGCFRTAQVDLVVSATQIPVGFGLSYRTCDNTDIDNDDANGIATFDFSDATSQVTALYPPGQNLIITYYENLADALAEENAIVDPANHRNDASPFIQNLYVRVDDGTNNGCLGLGQHIQLEVAGLPENNSVTDFVLCSDDPNQATFDLTEKDVEVIGFQAGALLISYHRTQNEAINNTGQITGAFINESNPQTIWVRVQSDDNNNGTADIDECFRSTISFDLEVLHNPELINPDPINLCSDQVDTFYNLTLREDQITGGATNIVLSYYESQNDVDNDNVIPNPASYLNTTLTRDLIVVGRDTDNSCFSSITLQLRTILYDDFNLSPTALETCESDQEGVGIFDLTLAVQDILNLNDADISNDLSISDYNIDYYESMQDAELGNTNIISSPSAYQNVQIFNQVVYVRVDPLAMDNNCFRVIPVQLIVNALPDFTLEEEYVLCLENDGVIINLIPTDVIDTSLDDTVYDFQWYVGATATTGNEIPGEIGAIYSPTTAGQYAVLVTNNSTMCVSVVVTTVVESYPPQIEDFTVELLSGAFSDNATIEVMVDSDAIGDYEYRLDTGDWQSSPVFTRVTRGEHFVYVRDVFMCGEIELPVEFVVDYPRYFTPNGDGFHESWGIVGNDNVQINGILIFNRSGKLLKDLGSLGTWDGTYNGNLLPSSEYWFKVRYTENGIMKEFNASFSLIR comes from the coding sequence ATGAGTAAAAGAATACCTGTATCGATATTATTTTTATCATTTTTCATTTATACGAATTTTAGTATAGCACAAGGTTCTGTTTGTGCTGATTCCTTAGGAGATGATGGTGCCGATCCCTTTTGTAGTACTACTGGTATTGTTTTTCCGAATTGTAATAGCTCTAATAGTAGCTGTGTAAATAGCTCAGAAATTGGCCCTAATTATGGGTGTTTAACTACGCAACCTTTCCCTGCTTGGTATTATTTACAGATAGATGATACAGGAGCATTGACTTTTCGCATTTCGCAATCTACTAATGAAGATGGGACTGGTACCCAATTGGATGTGGATTTTATATGTTATGGACCTTTTGCCGACCCTGTTTCTCCTTGTACTGCTGAGTTAACAGCGGGTAATACGGTTGATTGTAGTTATTCGCCAGATGCAGTAGAAGCGATGAATATTCCAGCTGCAACTGCTGGAGAGTTTTATCTTGTATTGATTACTAATTTTTCAGAGCAACCAGGTTTTATAAATTTTCAGCAAACTGGTGGTACAGGTTCTACAGACTGTTCTATACTAGAAGCTGCACTAGGGCCTAATCAAGATATTTGTGGTTCAGATCCTGTTGTGTTGGATGGTACATCGGATGGAGCTATCAGATACGAATGGTCTGTTTATAATGAGACTACCATGGTATTTGATATTATTTCGGATGAAATTAGTCCGACATATACAGTTACGACATCAGGAAGATATCAGTTGCTTATTGAAGATGTTGATGGTAATACAGAGGTTGATGAGGTTGTGATTACATTTTATACTCCTCCTATTATTGCAAATACCGCGCAGGATTTATCGGCTTGTGATGATGATGGAAATGGAATTGAAACTTTTGATCTTACTCAGAATACATCTATTATTTTAGGTGCTCAAGATCCAACTGAATTTACGGTGACGTATCACTTTACCCAGGAAGATGCAGAAAATTATACGGGAGCAGCTGGTGATAACATCATTACCGATCCGGATAATTTTGTGAATACTGTAGCAGACCAAGTGATATGGGCTAGGATAGGTGGAACGAATCAAATATGTTTCGAAATAACTTCTTTTATATTGAGGGTGTATGAGAATCCTGTAGCGAATGTTCCTATAGATATAGAATTATGTGATAATGCGCTGGATGGTAATGATACCAACGGTATTGTAGAATTTGATCTTTCTAATATTGCATCGGAAGTTTTGGGAACTCAGAATTCTGCGGATTTCATAGTTTCTTTATATGAATCTCAAGTAGATGCGGATGCTGGTGTTTCCGGGACAGAATTACCTAATAATTATACTAATATAGCTAATCCTCAAACTATATATGTGCGAATTGAAAATGTTTCTGAACAAAGTTGTTATGAGACTACAAGCTTTCAGTTGATAGTTAATCCTCTTCCAGTTGTAGTGCCAGTAGTGTCTTTGCTACAATGCGATGATGACACAGATGGGATTTCGTTATTTAATCTTTCAGAAGCTAATACGCTAATTTCTTCAAATGCTGCTAATGAGTTCTTTTCATACTACCTTACCGAGACTGCAGCAATAAATGCTGATCCTGCAGATCAAATTACTAACTTTACTGCATATCCTAATCCTATTCCGATAAGTAGTACAGTATTTTCAAGGATAGAAACTGATAATGGGTGTTTTAGAACAGCTCAGGTAGATTTAGTAGTATCTGCAACACAGATTCCTGTAGGTTTTGGATTGTCTTATAGAACTTGTGATAATACTGATATAGATAATGATGACGCTAATGGGATTGCTACTTTTGATTTTAGTGATGCTACAAGTCAAGTTACTGCCCTATATCCTCCAGGACAAAATTTAATCATTACGTATTATGAGAATTTAGCGGATGCTTTAGCAGAGGAGAATGCAATAGTAGATCCGGCGAATCATAGAAATGATGCATCGCCTTTTATTCAAAATTTATATGTACGAGTTGATGATGGGACCAATAACGGGTGTCTAGGTTTAGGGCAACATATTCAGTTAGAGGTAGCAGGGTTGCCAGAAAATAATTCAGTAACTGATTTTGTTTTATGTAGTGATGATCCTAATCAAGCAACTTTTGATTTGACAGAAAAAGATGTCGAAGTGATAGGTTTTCAAGCTGGAGCATTGTTAATTAGTTATCATAGGACGCAGAATGAAGCTATAAATAATACAGGACAAATTACAGGTGCGTTTATCAATGAGTCTAACCCGCAAACAATATGGGTGAGAGTGCAATCAGATGATAATAATAATGGAACTGCGGATATTGATGAGTGTTTTAGATCTACAATTTCATTCGATTTAGAAGTACTGCATAATCCAGAATTAATTAATCCTGACCCTATTAATTTATGTAGTGATCAGGTTGATACTTTTTATAACCTAACGCTTAGAGAAGACCAGATTACAGGAGGTGCTACAAATATTGTTTTATCATATTATGAGTCTCAAAACGATGTAGATAACGACAATGTTATTCCTAATCCAGCTTCTTATCTGAACACTACATTAACTAGAGATTTAATAGTTGTGGGTAGAGATACAGATAATAGTTGTTTTTCTAGTATAACATTGCAATTACGGACTATATTGTATGATGATTTTAATTTGTCTCCAACTGCATTGGAAACTTGTGAATCAGATCAAGAAGGTGTGGGGATTTTTGATCTTACTTTGGCGGTACAAGACATTCTTAATTTAAATGATGCAGACATATCTAATGATTTGAGTATTTCTGATTATAATATTGATTATTATGAGTCGATGCAGGATGCTGAATTAGGTAATACTAATATAATTTCGTCTCCTTCAGCATATCAGAACGTGCAAATATTTAATCAAGTGGTTTATGTGCGTGTTGATCCATTAGCGATGGATAATAATTGTTTTAGGGTGATTCCAGTTCAGTTGATTGTAAATGCACTTCCAGACTTTACGTTAGAAGAGGAGTATGTACTTTGTTTAGAAAATGATGGTGTGATTATCAACTTGATTCCAACAGATGTGATCGATACAAGCTTAGATGATACTGTTTATGATTTTCAGTGGTATGTTGGAGCTACAGCAACAACAGGAAATGAGATTCCAGGAGAGATTGGAGCTATTTATAGTCCCACGACTGCGGGTCAGTATGCTGTGTTAGTCACAAATAATAGTACAATGTGTGTTTCGGTAGTAGTAACAACGGTTGTAGAGTCATATCCGCCTCAAATAGAAGATTTTACTGTAGAGTTGCTTTCCGGTGCTTTTTCTGATAATGCTACTATTGAGGTAATGGTGGATTCTGATGCAATAGGGGATTATGAATATAGATTAGATACTGGAGATTGGCAATCTTCTCCGGTGTTTACTAGAGTGACTAGAGGAGAACATTTTGTGTATGTAAGAGATGTTTTTATGTGTGGCGAAATTGAACTTCCAGTAGAATTTGTGGTTGATTACCCAAGGTACTTTACGCCTAACGGAGATGGTTTTCACGAGAGTTGGGGGATTGTAGGGAATGATAATGTTCAGATTAATGGAATTCTAATTTTTAATAGATCAGGAAAACTTTTAAAGGATCTGGGTTCTTTAGGCACATGGGATGGAACTTATAACGGAAATCTGTTACCATCAAGTGAGTATTGGTTTAAAGTGAGATATACAGAAAATGGCATTATGAAAGAATTTAACGCTAGTTTTTCTTTAATAAGATAG
- a CDS encoding OmpP1/FadL family transporter, giving the protein MKKIFLFISLFSLSFINAQDITDAVRYSQQEILGTARFRGMSGAFGALGGDLSALQINPAGSAVFLSSSGSITLSSSNIQNDTNYFDGFSETSSSNFNFNQIGAVFVYNNQSESTILNKVSLGIAYDQTTDFAEELFAFGRSNNSIDNFFLAEAQGIPLDLLTPRAGESPDDLYGFLGETEGYGAQQAFLGHESFIIEANDLTDPNNTTYFSNVSPGVFDQDYYYESTGLNGKFTINGGAQINDRFYIGVNLNSHFINYDKVTRFDELNNNAGSVVNEIVFTNRLSTIGAGFSAQVGGILKVSHMLRLGASLESPTWYYIEEETTQRVITDGVNGRINLDPNVINIFPEYQLRTPAKATGSIAVLFGKRGLISLDYSYKDYSSTEFDSDEGVNFSDINRQIENSLQGASTLRIGGELRNGNWSFRGGYSYEESPYENEFILGDRTGLSMGIGYNFGKVKFDVAYDYSEQERIEQFYPNTSFTNFATVESYRDNLTFTLSLNL; this is encoded by the coding sequence ATGAAAAAGATATTTTTATTCATTAGTCTATTCTCTTTGTCCTTCATAAACGCTCAAGATATTACAGATGCAGTAAGATATTCTCAACAAGAGATTTTGGGAACTGCTCGTTTCAGAGGGATGAGTGGAGCATTTGGTGCTTTGGGTGGAGATTTATCTGCCCTACAAATAAATCCTGCAGGATCCGCAGTCTTTTTAAGCTCTTCTGGGTCTATAACATTATCATCATCGAATATCCAGAATGATACTAATTATTTTGATGGTTTTAGCGAAACATCATCTTCTAACTTTAATTTTAATCAAATTGGTGCTGTTTTCGTATACAACAACCAAAGTGAATCAACAATCCTTAACAAAGTTTCTTTAGGTATTGCATATGATCAAACTACGGATTTTGCTGAAGAATTGTTTGCATTTGGAAGAAGCAATAATTCAATCGATAATTTTTTTCTAGCAGAAGCACAAGGCATTCCTCTAGATTTATTAACTCCTAGAGCAGGAGAAAGTCCAGACGACCTTTATGGCTTTTTGGGTGAAACAGAAGGCTATGGAGCGCAACAGGCATTTCTAGGTCACGAATCATTTATTATTGAAGCAAATGACCTTACAGACCCTAATAATACAACATATTTCTCAAATGTTTCTCCAGGAGTTTTTGACCAGGATTACTATTACGAAAGTACAGGTCTAAATGGAAAATTCACCATTAATGGAGGTGCTCAAATAAACGATAGATTTTATATTGGTGTTAATCTTAACTCTCATTTTATCAATTATGATAAAGTTACAAGGTTTGATGAACTTAATAATAATGCAGGAAGTGTGGTTAACGAAATTGTTTTTACAAATAGACTATCAACTATTGGAGCAGGTTTCTCTGCGCAAGTAGGAGGAATACTAAAGGTTTCACACATGCTTCGACTAGGCGCTTCATTAGAATCTCCGACTTGGTATTATATCGAAGAAGAAACAACACAAAGAGTAATTACTGATGGAGTAAATGGAAGAATTAATTTAGATCCTAACGTAATAAACATATTTCCAGAATATCAATTACGTACTCCAGCAAAAGCAACTGGAAGTATTGCGGTTCTTTTTGGAAAACGTGGATTAATTAGCTTAGATTATTCATATAAAGATTATTCATCTACCGAATTTGACTCTGATGAAGGTGTGAATTTTTCTGATATAAATAGACAGATTGAAAATAGTTTACAAGGAGCTTCTACTCTTAGAATAGGAGGAGAATTAAGAAATGGTAACTGGAGCTTTAGAGGTGGTTATAGCTATGAAGAAAGTCCATATGAAAATGAATTCATTTTGGGAGATAGAACTGGACTCTCTATGGGTATTGGTTATAACTTCGGGAAAGTAAAATTTGATGTAGCATATGACTATTCAGAACAGGAGCGTATTGAACAATTTTATCCAAATACATCTTTCACAAATTTTGCAACAGTAGAAAGCTACAGAGACAACCTAACTTTCACCTTAAGTTTAAATTTATAA
- the proS gene encoding proline--tRNA ligase, producing MSKNLTKRSEDYSKWYNELVVKADLAENSAVRGCMVIKPYGYAIWEKMQAELDRKFKETGHQNAYFPLFVPKSLFEAEEKNAEGFAKECAVVTHYRLKTDPEDTSKLIVDPKAKLEEELIVRPTSEAIIWNTYKGWVQSYRDLPILINQWANVVRWEMRTRLFLRTAEFLWQEGHTAHETRQEAIAETDQMNNVYADFVEDFMAIPVIKGRKTESERFAGAEDTYCIEALMQDGKALQAGTSHFLGQNFAKAFDVKFTSKEGKLDYVWATSWGVSTRLMGALIMTHSDDNGLVLPPNLAPIQVVIVPIYKGEEQLNRISEVANELVNDLRSKGISVKFDNRDTHRPGAKFAQYELQGVPLRIAIGPKDLEKGTVELARRDTLSKQFVDKDQVVDTIESLLKEIQESLHQKATQFRDEHITEVASFDEFKEVLENKGGFISAHWDGTAETEQKIKELTKATIRCIPFDAKEENGSCVYSGNPSKVRVLFAKAY from the coding sequence ATGAGCAAAAATCTAACAAAACGTAGTGAAGATTATTCTAAATGGTATAACGAATTAGTCGTAAAGGCTGATTTAGCGGAGAATTCGGCGGTAAGAGGGTGTATGGTAATTAAACCCTATGGGTATGCAATTTGGGAGAAAATGCAAGCGGAATTAGATAGAAAATTTAAGGAAACTGGACATCAAAATGCATATTTTCCTCTTTTTGTTCCTAAAAGTCTGTTTGAAGCAGAAGAAAAAAACGCTGAAGGGTTTGCAAAAGAATGTGCAGTGGTAACTCATTATAGATTAAAAACTGATCCAGAAGATACCTCGAAATTAATAGTTGATCCAAAAGCTAAATTAGAAGAAGAGTTGATTGTTCGACCTACTTCTGAGGCAATTATATGGAATACCTATAAAGGATGGGTCCAATCGTATAGAGATTTACCAATTTTAATAAATCAATGGGCAAATGTTGTTCGATGGGAGATGAGGACTCGTTTGTTTTTAAGAACAGCGGAGTTTTTGTGGCAAGAAGGGCATACGGCTCACGAGACAAGACAAGAAGCAATTGCTGAAACTGATCAAATGAATAATGTATATGCCGATTTCGTTGAGGACTTTATGGCGATTCCGGTAATTAAGGGAAGAAAAACTGAAAGTGAACGTTTTGCAGGAGCTGAAGATACTTATTGTATTGAGGCATTAATGCAGGATGGGAAGGCCTTACAGGCAGGAACTTCACATTTCTTAGGCCAAAATTTTGCCAAGGCTTTTGACGTTAAGTTTACTTCAAAAGAAGGAAAACTTGATTATGTATGGGCTACTTCTTGGGGTGTATCTACTAGATTGATGGGGGCTTTAATTATGACGCATAGTGATGATAATGGATTGGTTTTACCGCCTAATCTTGCTCCAATACAGGTGGTTATCGTTCCAATATATAAAGGAGAGGAACAATTGAATCGAATTTCTGAGGTAGCAAATGAATTAGTTAATGATTTAAGATCTAAAGGTATTTCTGTGAAATTTGATAATAGAGATACGCATAGGCCAGGAGCTAAATTTGCACAATACGAACTTCAAGGAGTTCCGTTAAGAATAGCTATTGGACCTAAAGACCTAGAAAAAGGTACGGTAGAGCTAGCAAGACGAGATACTCTTTCTAAACAATTTGTAGATAAGGATCAGGTTGTAGACACGATTGAGTCTTTATTAAAAGAAATTCAGGAAAGTTTACATCAAAAAGCTACTCAATTTAGGGATGAACATATTACCGAGGTTGCTTCATTTGATGAGTTTAAAGAAGTTTTAGAAAATAAAGGTGGTTTTATATCAGCTCATTGGGATGGAACGGCAGAAACGGAGCAAAAGATTAAAGAACTGACCAAAGCCACTATACGATGTATTCCGTTTGATGCAAAAGAAGAAAATGGTAGTTGTGTATATAGCGGGAACCCCTCTAAAGTAAGGGTGTTATTTGCAAAAGCATATTAA
- the rpsT gene encoding 30S ribosomal protein S20 — protein MANHKSALKRIRNSETKRLRNKYQHKTTRNAIKKLREADKKEAETLFPSVVSMIDRLAKRNIIHDNKAANLKSKLAKHVAAL, from the coding sequence ATGGCAAATCATAAGTCAGCATTAAAGAGAATTAGAAATAGTGAGACTAAGCGTCTTAGAAATAAATATCAGCACAAAACAACACGTAATGCTATCAAAAAATTACGTGAAGCTGATAAGAAAGAAGCTGAGACTTTGTTTCCTTCTGTAGTTTCTATGATTGATAGATTAGCAAAGCGTAATATCATACATGATAATAAGGCAGCTAATTTAAAGTCAAAACTAGCTAAGCACGTAGCTGCTCTTTAA